Proteins encoded together in one Papaver somniferum cultivar HN1 unplaced genomic scaffold, ASM357369v1 unplaced-scaffold_21, whole genome shotgun sequence window:
- the LOC113340330 gene encoding peroxisomal membrane protein PEX14-like isoform X3, with the protein MKFAGISMIRDFSMTSIVFKSVRLELVVGGWDLRSVRVGTFGKKFFLIFKIIYFPGFLNLGLIVHGYNITLNIRIRPSKTINWMKLSKVHQGRPQGLLLPPPVFVNSELIREDQAQNVVKFLSHPKIRGSLVMYRRSFLDKKRLSRKEIDEAFCRVHDPPPPTTTTPETIPNQDCQSILPINSQPQIQAQDPQSAVPPPSGLVSKMRARSHLSHAILAIGFLAASGAGTALFLRMLLSLD; encoded by the exons ATGAAATTTGCTGGTATAAGTATGATTAGAGATTTCAGTATGACTTCAATTGTATTTAAATCTGTCAGGTTGGAGTTGGTGGTGGGTGGTTGGGACTTAAGATCTGTAAGAGTGGGCACATTTGGAAAGAAATTCTTTTTGATattcaaaattatttattttcctGGATTCCTGAATCTAGGCCTTATTGTACATGGATATAATATTACCTTAAACATCAGGATCAGGCCCTCTAAAACCATTAATTGGATGAAGCTGAGCAAGGTGCACCAGGGGAGACCACAAGGATTGCTTTTACCTCCTCCTGTTTTTGTCAACTCAGAACTAATAAGAGAGGATCAAGCGCAAAATGTTGTTAAGTTTCTGTCACACCCAAAAATTCGAGGTTCTCTTGTCATGTACAGACGATCTTTTTTGGATAAGAAGAGACTCTCACGCAAGGAGATAGACGAAGCTTTCTGTAGAGTGCAT GATCCACCCCCACCAACTACAACTACACCGGAAACTATCCCAAATCAAG ATTGCCAGTCAATTTTACCTATCAATTCGCAACCTCAAATACAAGCACAAGATCCGCAGTCTGCAGTTCCTCCCCCTAGTGGCTTGGTTTCCAAAATGCGAGCCCGATCTCACTTGTCTCATGCTATTCTTGCCATAGGATTTCTTGCTGCTTCAGGAGCTGGTACTGCACTTTTTTTAAG AATGTTGTTGTCCCTAGATTGA
- the LOC113340330 gene encoding peroxisomal membrane protein PEX14-like isoform X2, whose product MLELVVGGWDLRSVRVGTFGKKFFLIFKIIYFPGFLNLGLIVHGYNITLNIRIRPSKTINWMKLSKVHQGRPQGLLLPPPVFVNSELIREDQAQNVVKFLSHPKIRGSLVMYRRSFLDKKRLSRKEIDEAFCRVHDPPPPTTTTPETIPNQDCQSILPINSQPQIQAQDPQSAVPPPSGLVSKMRARSHLSHAILAIGFLAASGAGTALFLRLKLWIRKVVLEEDGDDSLEKNTSKTNPAKEAVAAAKASASAASDVAKAS is encoded by the exons AT GTTGGAGTTGGTGGTGGGTGGTTGGGACTTAAGATCTGTAAGAGTGGGCACATTTGGAAAGAAATTCTTTTTGATattcaaaattatttattttcctGGATTCCTGAATCTAGGCCTTATTGTACATGGATATAATATTACCTTAAACATCAGGATCAGGCCCTCTAAAACCATTAATTGGATGAAGCTGAGCAAGGTGCACCAGGGGAGACCACAAGGATTGCTTTTACCTCCTCCTGTTTTTGTCAACTCAGAACTAATAAGAGAGGATCAAGCGCAAAATGTTGTTAAGTTTCTGTCACACCCAAAAATTCGAGGTTCTCTTGTCATGTACAGACGATCTTTTTTGGATAAGAAGAGACTCTCACGCAAGGAGATAGACGAAGCTTTCTGTAGAGTGCAT GATCCACCCCCACCAACTACAACTACACCGGAAACTATCCCAAATCAAG ATTGCCAGTCAATTTTACCTATCAATTCGCAACCTCAAATACAAGCACAAGATCCGCAGTCTGCAGTTCCTCCCCCTAGTGGCTTGGTTTCCAAAATGCGAGCCCGATCTCACTTGTCTCATGCTATTCTTGCCATAGGATTTCTTGCTGCTTCAGGAGCTGGTACTGCACTTTTTTTAAG ATTGAAGTTGTGGATCCGCAAGGTGGTATTGGAGGAAGATGGTGATGACTCCCTAGAGAAAAATACCTCAAAGACAAACCCAGCTAAAGAGGCAGTAGCAGCTGCAAAAGCTTCTGCATCTGCAGCTTCGGATGTAGCTAAGGCGAGTTAG
- the LOC113340330 gene encoding peroxisomal membrane protein PEX14-like isoform X4 gives MKLSKVHQGRPQGLLLPPPVFVNSELIREDQAQNVVKFLSHPKIRGSLVMYRRSFLDKKRLSRKEIDEAFCRVHDPPPPTTTTPETIPNQDCQSILPINSQPQIQAQDPQSAVPPPSGLVSKMRARSHLSHAILAIGFLAASGAGTALFLRLKLWIRKVVLEEDGDDSLEKNTSKTNPAKEAVAAAKASASAASDVAKAS, from the exons ATGAAGCTGAGCAAGGTGCACCAGGGGAGACCACAAGGATTGCTTTTACCTCCTCCTGTTTTTGTCAACTCAGAACTAATAAGAGAGGATCAAGCGCAAAATGTTGTTAAGTTTCTGTCACACCCAAAAATTCGAGGTTCTCTTGTCATGTACAGACGATCTTTTTTGGATAAGAAGAGACTCTCACGCAAGGAGATAGACGAAGCTTTCTGTAGAGTGCAT GATCCACCCCCACCAACTACAACTACACCGGAAACTATCCCAAATCAAG ATTGCCAGTCAATTTTACCTATCAATTCGCAACCTCAAATACAAGCACAAGATCCGCAGTCTGCAGTTCCTCCCCCTAGTGGCTTGGTTTCCAAAATGCGAGCCCGATCTCACTTGTCTCATGCTATTCTTGCCATAGGATTTCTTGCTGCTTCAGGAGCTGGTACTGCACTTTTTTTAAG ATTGAAGTTGTGGATCCGCAAGGTGGTATTGGAGGAAGATGGTGATGACTCCCTAGAGAAAAATACCTCAAAGACAAACCCAGCTAAAGAGGCAGTAGCAGCTGCAAAAGCTTCTGCATCTGCAGCTTCGGATGTAGCTAAGGCGAGTTAG
- the LOC113340330 gene encoding peroxisomal membrane protein PEX14-like isoform X1: MKFAGISMIRDFSMTSIVFKSVRLELVVGGWDLRSVRVGTFGKKFFLIFKIIYFPGFLNLGLIVHGYNITLNIRIRPSKTINWMKLSKVHQGRPQGLLLPPPVFVNSELIREDQAQNVVKFLSHPKIRGSLVMYRRSFLDKKRLSRKEIDEAFCRVHDPPPPTTTTPETIPNQDCQSILPINSQPQIQAQDPQSAVPPPSGLVSKMRARSHLSHAILAIGFLAASGAGTALFLRLKLWIRKVVLEEDGDDSLEKNTSKTNPAKEAVAAAKASASAASDVAKAS, encoded by the exons ATGAAATTTGCTGGTATAAGTATGATTAGAGATTTCAGTATGACTTCAATTGTATTTAAATCTGTCAGGTTGGAGTTGGTGGTGGGTGGTTGGGACTTAAGATCTGTAAGAGTGGGCACATTTGGAAAGAAATTCTTTTTGATattcaaaattatttattttcctGGATTCCTGAATCTAGGCCTTATTGTACATGGATATAATATTACCTTAAACATCAGGATCAGGCCCTCTAAAACCATTAATTGGATGAAGCTGAGCAAGGTGCACCAGGGGAGACCACAAGGATTGCTTTTACCTCCTCCTGTTTTTGTCAACTCAGAACTAATAAGAGAGGATCAAGCGCAAAATGTTGTTAAGTTTCTGTCACACCCAAAAATTCGAGGTTCTCTTGTCATGTACAGACGATCTTTTTTGGATAAGAAGAGACTCTCACGCAAGGAGATAGACGAAGCTTTCTGTAGAGTGCAT GATCCACCCCCACCAACTACAACTACACCGGAAACTATCCCAAATCAAG ATTGCCAGTCAATTTTACCTATCAATTCGCAACCTCAAATACAAGCACAAGATCCGCAGTCTGCAGTTCCTCCCCCTAGTGGCTTGGTTTCCAAAATGCGAGCCCGATCTCACTTGTCTCATGCTATTCTTGCCATAGGATTTCTTGCTGCTTCAGGAGCTGGTACTGCACTTTTTTTAAG ATTGAAGTTGTGGATCCGCAAGGTGGTATTGGAGGAAGATGGTGATGACTCCCTAGAGAAAAATACCTCAAAGACAAACCCAGCTAAAGAGGCAGTAGCAGCTGCAAAAGCTTCTGCATCTGCAGCTTCGGATGTAGCTAAGGCGAGTTAG